In Plasmodium brasilianum strain Bolivian I chromosome 12, whole genome shotgun sequence, the genomic window GGAAACCGTAGTTTTTCTTcatcttcctttttttttttttttcccttttattttacaattactttacatttattttacatttattttacatttacttttcatttattttacaattactttccatttattttacaattactttccatttattttacatttactttccatttattttatatttactttatatttatttcacttatattttgcatttatttcacttatattttacacttatttcacttatattttacatttatttcaCTTTTATCTTGCctcttattttacttattattttttttttttttttgattattagttaaagttttattttttgtgcttttataaaattgtcGTTTTTTATAGGCATCCCTTTACTCCTTATTCCAAATAAAATGTGACCTATTATGAGACTCATggttaaatgaaaaagaggaatcttgtattgtttttattgAAATGAGGCTGAaactgataaaaaaaaattattctgtaatttttttttttttttttctattaatctttttaaaaaactgttaatataacataatatatttaaaacattggtaataaaaatgaatttttctttttacccCAAAATTTATGggggcatatatatataatgtacatgtatatgtatatatgtatgtatatatgctaaCATGTAATGCAGACAAATGTATATCTGGCTATTAATGATGGGAAAATTTTTCtcactttaaaaaaaattattggtAAAAGGTCAACAAAAGACTAGCTACGAACAAATAATGACAAACaggtataaaaataaacaaaatttttatcatgtgttcttaaaaatatgtcccatgcacatatttacataaatatgaatttaacataaatactaatttattatacaaaattaagATCTGACTTCCTATATTTATACGGAATagtatttttctaattttaatgaacaaACCACattcatatgaaaaaatagctGCACTTGAATTATTCCTCGGAGATAATTAGTGTTGTTTTAAAAAGCTAAGCTAACacaaatgtttatatatagaatatactagcaaaaaaagaataaaataaaaattaatgacgaggaaataaaacaaaaattaatgacgaggaaataaaacaaaaattaatggtgaaaaaataaaacaaaaatcaATGGCGaggaaataaaacaaaaattaatgacgaggaaataaaacaaaaattaatgacgaggaaataaaacaaaaatcaATGGCGaggaaataaaacaaaaattaatggtgaaaaaataaaataaaaattaatagagCGAAAATAAAGGATAACAGTGAAAAGTGAACagagaagaaaagaaattaactttacttcatttaatacaaaatgtcaaaaaatattcaacaaattacataaattcttttagccagaaaaaaaaaaaggaagtttattgtattataattgtttacAGTCTAATTTTATACCAAGAAAAAAGTACTAAAAAagtaagaaattttttttaatattttctttaattcgCCAGTTCGCTTATTAAATCGAAAAATGATTAAAAGGAATTGCGCAATAAAGCTCGAAAAATAGTAGAAAGAGCTTCGCTAGGTAAATATAAGTcgtaatatgtatatatgtatgcatatttatgtgtGAACATATTTCCtcgtttattttatatatttatttgtttactCTATTAGattatttaccttttttttcatttgtctCACAAGCCTGATTGTTTGGAAAAAGTGCATTCAAACTAATCGTTGTCctcctatttttatattccccTTGATCATTGGCGcttagataaaataaaatatacacaaaaatGAGCCGTTATTctgaaattatatatgtgtgataatattcgtatatttcttttcttatgttgtgctttctttttattttacctgacaaatgaaataagtgtaaaaaaaaagctttttattaacaatgttaataataaagcaGGTGCGTGGATAACTAATGGTATATCATTTACTGCTAATAGAAAAACATGGAGTAGCAAGTGGAGGAACAGTGTTAATAAAttgaatataaaatgtaatagctcaaaaaataattttgtaaaagaaaaaggaaatgatACAATTGAAATGAATGGAGTAGTCGAAGAATGTTTAGCTAATACCAATTTTATAGTACGAATTCCTAATGGTGAAAAATTCTTATGTTTCATTTCAGgaaaattaagaataaacaaagtaaaaataaatttaggAGATACTGTTAAAATTCAAATTCacaaattaaattttgaaaaacgAAGGGGAAAAATAGTATTCAGGTATTTACAACATGAGTCTCTAAAAAAcaagaagtaaaaaaaaaaaaaaaaaatgataaaaaaaatgataaaaaaaatgaacaaaattttaaaattttgtagtAAAATACAAGGGCATATACATGTTTACTGAattacgtacatatgtagTGCTTGGTCTTCTACATGTCGCACATGTATCATTTCATTTGCTtgttacataaaatattaccaaaaagtaatataatataagcaAGATGAGCAAGATAACCGAACACGTTAAATGACGAGGAGTtcataatattacatatatttgtcgAAATGGTTAAATAAGCTTATTCATTTTCATGAAgaattgtaaaatatttgcaactcaaattatatgaaataatatgaacGATACCTGTTAAATGGGGATCATATACTTATTTTCCTACATACACAAGACCATGTGGCTAATTTTAGAGTGCCTTTATGTTTGTAAAAAGTTATCCATATTTAAGTAAGtgtaaaagtgaaaaaatgtacagaggaaaaaaagggaGGCACCATGTGCATTGGAATAGAAGCCTAGAAGAAATGTAATATGATAGTAAGtacgtaaatacatacatatgtatgtatatacatgtattatatatatataagcaaagACTCATTTGGAAGCACATCAAACATTAGGATAGACTACACATCATTTCGACGAAGGACATTGCAAGGTATACGGCATACTCTAAATACATAtgcgaaaaaaaatttaattattgagaaaaaaatataagttacAGGTAAAAATTAAGGAATTAAAATGTACTTAAATATTAGTTTTACTAGGTATTTTTGTCTTACTTTTTTAACAGAAAATGcactaatttaaaaaaaagaaaaagaaaattcttataataatgggtaactttaaaaatgtgtaaaaagaaaaaaaatggaaaacgaaattaaaagtagaataaaaagaaaaaattatcaaaattaGGACCATCTGGAAAATAgatgttttaatttaactTATTAACAGCATAAATTATTCTCATGGAGTTGCTTACCAAATGGTGCTTGTATAAGAGCACTGTCTGACGAAATCAAATTTGAAAGGAGATATTATCAAGAACTAAAGAAGAGTTACAAAAAGGTGCGCTTATGAACATTAAGAAATAGAAGTTCCTTTGTTtggataaataaataaatatacatctCTCTccctatctatctatctctctctctctctctctctctctatatatatatatatatatatatatacatttgggATATCGTGCTCACGTTTTGTAGCTACCATTTATGTAGTAATAATTACgtatgaataatattttatttataggaatacataatttttgctttatttaatattatttaattctattttttgttgACACTGATTCTATTATTCATATGTTGCATAggtttattttgttcactTACcacaaaaatgtaaaataccTTTATTTTGTAGCATTTGctttttaatacattttatttccCCCCCTATTTTTGAGCATTtgacattatttttttttatccatatATAAGTGTGTACACATCATAGAAGCTGCacaatgttaatatatatttacatgtttCTCCTTCGGAAGgtgataatataattttaatcattacgaaaaagtaaataaaatattattaattttttataaaaatcaaaaaacaataaaattatgtgcTTATCACTACGGATAAGTCCTCATTTTTTGTCTGTCATCTTCTAATAATAGCCATAGTTTGTGCTCAATTTATGTACaactttatttattataactcat contains:
- a CDS encoding translation initiation factor IF-1, whose protein sequence is MCDNIRIFLFLCCAFFLFYLTNEISVKKKLFINNVNNKAGAWITNGISFTANRKTWSSKWRNSVNKLNIKCNSSKNNFVKEKGNDTIEMNGVVEECLANTNFIVRIPNGEKFLCFISGKLRINKVKINLGDTVKIQIHKLNFEKRRGKIVFRYLQHESLKNKK